CGACGCGGGCGGTCGACGGGGCGAGGTCCAGCAGACGCCGGATCGCCTGACCGGCCTGACCCTTTGCGCGGGCCTCGAGCCAGCGTCCCAGCAAGATCAGGGTCACGATTACGGCAGCGCTTTCGAAATACACATGTCGTGCATTTTCAGGAAGCAGGAATGGCGCGAAGGTGGTGACTGTCGAATAAAGGAACGCCGCTGACGTGCCCAGCACCACCAGACTGTTCATTTCCGGCGCGCCGCGCAGCAGGGCGGGGACGCCGTGGCGGAAGAAAATCCTGCCGGGTCCGGCGAGGATGATCGCGGTCAGAATGAACTCGACGATCCAGATGACCCGCATCGGGATAATCGAGGTCAGCCATTCGTGGAAGCCCGGAACCACATGCCCGCCCATTTCGACGACAAATATCGGCAAGGTCAGACATGCGGCGGTCAGGAAAGCGCGGCGCAGTTCGGTCGCTTCGTCCTTCTCGGACGCCTCCGCAGTGCTGTTTTCGCCATGCGGGACGGCCTTGTAGCCCGCTGCGCTGACAGTGTTGGCGAGATCGGATGGATCGAGACCGATATGGCTTACGCTCGCGGTTCCGGTGGCGAGGTTGACTTCGGCGGTCCTGACGCCGGGTAATGCCGTAAGGCTCCGTTCCACCCGTCCGGCGCAGGATGCGCAGCTCATATCCTCGACCTTCAGAACCGTCGTGGTCAGCGCCGCCGGATAGCCCGCTTCTTGCAGCGCGTCGGTGGCGTCTCGCAGCGTATCGGGCGAGGCGATGTGAAGCCTTGCGCGTCCGGTGGCGAGATTGATCTGCGGTTCCGTCACGCCCGGCACGGCCTCAAGCGCGCGCTCGGCACGTCCGACGCATGAGGCGCAATTCAGTCCGGTGATGGTCAGTTCGATATCCCAACCGGGTGTGTTTTCAGTGATTGATGACATTGTCCTGTCCTGTTCTGAAACTGTCATAGTCGATTTCAGAGTTCAGGACAGGCGGTGCCTGCGGTCGGTTCGGCGCTTGCGAAATTGCAGTGACAATCGGCCACAGGTCATTTGCATGATGTTTCGGCAGATCGATCCGATTGACCGGCCCCGCCAGCCTGCGGAAGCGGTCACGGCCCGATGCGACATGACACCGGCACCCTCTGCCACCACGGCCCCGGCACAGAAATGCAGGCCGCGCAGACGGCTTGCGGGGCGCTGCCCCGGATTTATGATGCGCACAAGATTTCACGGCTGCAAAATGTGGGCGCAAAACCGCGCCGTCAAGGGGCATTGTCCAGCCTTGGGATTGAGTTGAATCGGCAGTCTCCCTATAACTAAACCAAGAACAAACATAGTCAGGATTGAGAAAAATGAACCGCCGCCAAATGATCGGGCTTGCACTGCCCTTGATAGCTGCGCCGTCGCTGGTTCTGTCGCAGGATGCTCAGACCGATCCCTATCAGCCGACGGAGGTCGCGATCCGCGAAGGGTTCGAGGTCGGGTCTATCGTCGTCGTCTCCGATGAATTCTTCCTGTACCATGTGAAAGCGCCCAACCGTGCCATCCGCTATGGTGTGGCGGTCGGGCAGGCGGAGCTTGTCTGGAAGGGCAAGGCGCGCATCGGCCGCAAGGTCGAATGGCCAAGCTGGACCCCCACACAGGCGATGATCGAACGCAGCCCCGAGCAATATGCCCAATATGCGAACGGCATGCCGGGCGGTCCGGAGAACCCGCTGGGCGCGCGCGCGCTCTATCTGTATGACCAGCGCGGCAACGATACCGCGATCCGCATTCATGGAACGACGCAGCCCGGTTCCATCGGGCGCGCGGTCTCCAACGGTTGTATCCGGATGCGGAACGAGGCGGTGATGGCGCTGTTCGAGGAGGTGCCGATCGGCACGCCGGTCTACGTCTACTGATCCGGGCAAGCCGATTTGCCGAATCCTGAGACCTTTCGGCTCGACGCGGTAACAATCGCCTCGGGCCGTTTCGATGACATTATCGACGTCCGCTCTCCGTCCGAATTTGCCGAGGATCATCTGCCCGGCGCGATCAGCCTGCCGGTGCTGGACGATGCGCAGCGGGCGGAGGTCGGGACGATCTACAAGCAGGTGTCGCCGTTCGATGCGCGCAAGCTGGGTGCGGCGCTGGTTGCCGAAAATGCCGCGCGCCATATTGCGGGGCCGCTTTCGGATCGTGACGGGGCCTGGCGCCCGCTGGTTTACTGCTGGCGGGGCGGGCAACGCTCCGGCGCGTTGGCGACGATCCTGGCGCAGGTCGGCTGGCGCGTGTCGCTGATCGAAGGCGGGTATAAATCATGGCGCAGGTTCGTTGTCCGGCGCGTGCAGGAGCAGGGATTTCCGTCTCCGGTCGTTGTCCTTGACGGCAATACCGGAAGCGCGAAAACCGCAATCCTGAAGCAACTGGCGCTGCGGGGACATCAGGTGATCGATCTGGAAGGGCTGGCCAATCATCGCGGCAGCCTGTTCGGCTCGCTTGGCGATCAGCCCAGCCAGAAGATGTTCGAGGGGCGGCTTGCGTCGGCGCTGGAGGCGCTTGATCCCGCGCGGCCGGTTCTGGTCGAGGCGGAAAGCTCGCGCATCGGCAGTGTCACGCTTCCCAAGGCGGTCTGGTCAGCAATCTGCACTGCCCCGCGGCTGGAACTGCGCGTGCCGGTCGGTGCGAGGGCGGATTATTCGGTGCGCGACTATGCCGACGTGCTGGCCGATCCCGACCGGATCGTGAAGATCATCGGCAAGCTGTCGACGCTGCATCCGGCGGAGCGGATCGAAGACTGGCGGAAGCTGGCCGATCAGGCCGCCTGGCGCGATCTGGCGGAAGGGCTGATGCGCGATCACTATGATCCGCGCTACGCGAAGCACCGTGCCCGCTACGGCGTTCGCAAGCCGAGTTCGGTCGAGATCGCCGATCTGTCCGACCTGGACAAGGCCGCCCGGCTGGTCGAGGACGCCTTGGCAAGGATTTGAACGGTTCCGTCAGCCGCCCAACATGATCCCGATGACAACCGCCATCAGGCCCAGAACCGATGCCGCAAGTGCGGCCATATTGACCGCCACGACGCGCTGCATCCGGGCGCGAAATGCCGCTTCCTCCAGCTTGGCACGGCGGGCCTTGGCGACATTGATGATGCACCACAGGATCCCTGCGAGCCCGGCGAGGGTCAGAACTGCGCCGGCCCAGATCAGAATTTCAAATACGCTCATGGCTTGTCCTTTCGCGCCGGGCTTAGCCTCGATTGCAGAACCCGGCAAGACGGCCTATGTCTCGGCGCGGAAAAACGGGGAAAGTGATGTCCGACGATCAGGTTTATAACGTTGCCGCCGACGAGTTGCGTCAGTTCATTGAGCAATATGAGCAGCTTGAAGCTGAGAAAAAAGACGTGACCGAGCGTCAGAAGGAAGTGATGGCCGAGGCAAAGGCGCGTGGCTATGACACCAAGGTGATGAAAAAGGTCATCGCGCTGCGCAAACGTGACCGTGACGACGTGGCCGAAGAAGAGGCAATCATGGATATGTACAAGGCCGCTTTGGGGATGGCCTGAGTCCTATCGGCCTTGCCGGGCCGTCAGGCCGAGATGAACTCCACCCCGGGAAGCGCCGCGATTTCGTCAAGATCGTCATGGTAATCCTCCGTGATCCTGTCGATCAGATCCTGCGTCCATCCGGGCAGGCTGATCGCCGCCTCCATCTTGTCGGGTTCTGCATGGGCCAGGGCTTGCTCGATCAGCTCATGACGCTGATCGGCGCTGTCGGGCGGAAGCTCGGCAAATCTTGACGCCAGATCGTCGACAACCGGCGCGGGCAGCAGATCGGACAGAATGTCGAAATCACCGTTCAGGGCAAAATCGGCGGGGACATTCGCGATGCGGCGCAGCACGTCGGGCCAGATGAACGGCAGATCCTCCTGCGCCCAGATCACCAGTTCACGATCACCGATAGCCTTCAGCATATTCTGGATCGCAGGGGCCCATCGTAACGTGGTCGGGTCAAGGCTGCCCATGATGTCGTGATAATTATCGTCGCTCGCCTCGATAATGTCGGAGATCAGCCGGGCGGGGTGGGGCACGGCAAGGAAGAACTCGACAACGCTGTCGGGAAACAGGTTGGACAGACCGGACATGCGGGCGGGTGCACGGGGGTACAGCCCCTCGATGCTCAATGCCCGGCGCGGCATGCCAAGGAATGTCGGCTGGCTCAGGATAATGCGGTTCGCCTCCTCGCTGTCGAGCAGCGAATCGAGCAGCATGTCCTGCATCTCTTCCGTCGCTTCATGCCCCTTCAGCGCGGCGATCGCGTCCCCGAACACGCCGCGATAGCTGCCGGGAGCAGGGATCTTGATCCCACGCTGCCAGAGCGCATCCCGGTTGTTGAGCAGCGTCCGCACGATGCGCGTCTGATTTGTTCCATGAGCGCCAAGATGATAAACAATTTCCATATGCAAGCTGCCTGCCTTTGCCTTTTCAATACAGTAGCTTCACTCTGGCAGCAGGAAAACCACTTAGCAGATATGGGCTTGCAAGGCAGCGAGGCAGGCGTTATCGGATCGAAACCAGCCTATCGCCGGCATAGCTCAGCTGGTAGAGCAGCTGATTTGTAATCAGAAGGTCGCGGGTTCGATTCCTGCTGCCGGCACCATGAAAACAAGGGGTTAGAAAAATCGACCAGTCCCCGCTTTCTTTCTGGGGAACGCTGGGGGAACGGCGGGCGAAGCTGGACCCGGAACCGTCGCGCCCGGAAATGATTAGGCGGGTGCTAGAAGAACGGAAGCTGTCATCCTAGGTATTTTGCGGCGACACACATGCAACGACCGCGAGGTGTCTTCACAATGTAGAAAGAAACTCTGGTGCATCTTGCGTGTTGTTGCCATATTGGAGGTGTAACGGTATGCAAGACGTTACTAAGACGTAGAAAGGGGCGCATGAACCACGTTCTCAAGCTTGACGAGCGCGCCTTCAACAAGGGCGTGCGTGATGTGCTGCACCTTAAGCCGCTCGTTAGGGTAGTTAAGGCTTCTGTCGAGCGGCACACGGAGACAGCACCAACAGATAACAAGAAGGTGGAAATTGTCGGACGAAAACCCCGATAATCTTCCGGATGATCCCGAAAGAGTTAGGGCGCGAGACCGAGATGCTCGCGCCCTTTTTATCGAAAATTTACACTACCACGCGACTGATATGTCGGAACTGCGCCGGATAGCCGAAGCTGATCCTGTGCTGGCCCATAAAATCGTAGACAACGCTGCTGACGAAAATCGGATGATCGACGGCAGCTATCGCTTAGGCCTGATCGTCACGGCGATTCTCGCGGCAGTCGTCCTAGCAGGCGCAGCTTATATCATCGTGAACATCGGCTGGTGGCAGACAATAGTGTTTGTCTTGGCGATGCTGGGCGTCAGCCACGTCTTGAGGGTTGTCCTTACGGGCGAATGGTCCGACACATCTTGGTTTGCAAGATTTCTCAGAAAAAAAAGCGATGACGATAGCGACAGGGAAGGCTGAGCCGGAGCAACATCCCGCTGCCCCGACCCCTTGGTCCCCTGACGCGGGGTCCGGCGGGCTGCCCCCGGTTGAGAACCGTGACAGCCTGCGCCACGCCAGAGAACGAAGGACTCCGACCGCGCCTTGACGGGGTTTTCGCTCCGATGAAAGCGGGCACTCTCCGTCTGATCTCAGATGCTTCGCGGGACTGTTAGCCGCCGGGCGCATCCTTGCCCGATCAGTATTTCACTGACACAGCTCGGTTGCCGATTGCCTTTTCAGCCCGTTCCAGCGCGACCTCTGGGAAGTCGGCCTGCTTTCGGTCTGTCTTGTCGAACCAGTAACAGCGCCATTCAGACGGCTGCCCGCCTGCTTGCCCGACCGTCATCAGCGGCCCGCCACTGTTCAGCCGCACCAGATCACCCGGTTTCAGTTCGTTCTGCATTTGCTTTCCTTTCGTTGTTCAGCGGTGCAAGCCATGGCTTGCACCTCAATCAGCCCAATCAATGAAGCTTTCGGCATCCTTGAGCGTGGCCGCGTCCAGTCCTGCCGCCTTGGCCTCGGCCATCGCCGAAATCATGGTCGCCATCGCCCGCGCCTTGCCGCCCGCGTCGAAGGCCTGCATCGGACGGACCAGATCAATTTTTACGGCTGGCCCGATTTTCTGCGAGGCTTCCTCGGCAAGCAGCAAGGCGATGGGTTGCAGGACGATCTGCGCCAGATGCCTCTGGGCCTCGCGCACAAGCGGACCCTGCGCGTTCTCGGCAAAGAGGGCAGGCAGAACCCCATAGGACGCCATGACCGCGCCACGGGCGGCTTGCAGCGTCTCGCGGGGCATCACGCCTTGGATATCCGGGGTGACACCCGATGCCCGCCAGTCCTGCACCGGGGCGGGACCGCCAGCCGCTGCGACATTCACTGATTCGCGCATCATGATCCGGCCCCGGCGTCCACGAAATCCCCGCGCCAGCGTCGTCAGATCGTCTTCTTGGCTTTCGGGATAAGGCACGATCTGCGACCCGATGGGCGAGTCGCGGTAAACATCACGAAGCGCAGTTTCGACTTCCTGCAACAGTTCCGCCGTCAGGCTGGCCCGGTGCAGTGGCGAAGTTCCGGCCCACGGTGCCGCCGCCGATGATCCGATGCAGACATGAATAACCTCGGCAGCCAGGACGGTTTCTGTCAGCCCGCCCCCGACTTCGGAGATAGACACCCGATAGGCGGACGGAATGCCCTGCCGCGTCTTGATATCCCAATCGGTCACGGGCAAGAGCCGGTCACCCCGGATCACGAAGACAGCTTCACCACGCAAGGCCAGCATCCGCGCGAACAGCGCCATGTTGCGCCGGGTCAACAGCGTGGTGCCGTCCACATCAGCCAGAGCGAAGGCCCCTTCCCAGAGGCTTACACAGCCCTGAACCGTGGCGGTCAGTTCACCGACGCCGGAACCGCCTGCCAGCCATTCGGCACGAGCGGCGATAAGATCGGACGTGTAACCCATCGCCACGGCGCGGGTTTCGGGTTCGTCTACGCGCGTAGACCGTCTGAACAGATTCATGAAGCCCATTATTTCACCCTCCGATATGGGCGCAGCAGATCGGCAGCACCTGAATATTGCATCGCCCTGGCGATATGATCCGCAGCGCGCTCGAAGCTCTCTTCGGTCTTCTGGTCGCTGTCTTTATCGGGCGTGATGACCTTGCGCCGCTTGGTCGCCCATAGGTCCGGGTCCGTGGTATCGACAGCCTGCAACAGATAGTTCGCCAGCCGCTCCACCGCCTTGATGACAGCGGGCGGCGCGGGATTATCGGTGCCGACCGTTGCCGTGATCCGGTTCGCATCGCCGGGAAGATAGACCCCGCCCCAAGGCGTTGCCGTGATCGGTGATACCTGCCAGTCGCCCGCCCATGTCTCGACAGACTCGACAACAGCGGGGCGCAGGGGCATTTGCCATTCGCCGGACCCCTGCACCAGCCAGATCACGTTGCGCGGCGTCCAGCGGTCGCAGCAATAGGCCTCAACCCGCTGCCAGCACCAGTCTGTGCCGCTATCGAGTCGCGACATGGCTTCCGGCGTCAGCTTTTCATAAAGCCCCTGCAATTCCGGCCAGCTTTCAGGCTGATCCTCGATTTCACGCATCAGTTCCATTATGCCCTCCACCTGTTCAAAACCTGCCTGACAGGCGGGTTTTCGGGCAGCAGCAACCCGCCATCGGTCGGAGACCAGTTCCGCGCCTCGACCTGCGTGTCGGGATAGGCCGGACGGGTGACGAAGGACATTTCGTAAAGCAGCGCCGCGAAGATCGTCCGTATCAGCGCCATGCCCAGCGACGGGTCTTCTTCCTCGACTTTCTCGGCATCTGCTACGGCCCGTTCGGGCGGGATGCGAAAGCCCGGAGACAGCCCGACAATCAACCCGGCGGCGAAGGCGGCAAGGAAATCGCTCACATAGCTGACCTGCTGCATTTCCGGCGCAATGGACGCCTCGAAGGTCACAGCGTCATCAGCATCGCGAATATCCAGCGTTCCCGCCGATCTGGACGCCAGCGGGCGGTCATAGCTGTGACCGATCAGCAGATGAATATCTTCTTCCGGTTTGTCGATGCGGTAAGAGAACGCGCGGGACGCCATGACTTCCTTGCGCGGTCTGCCAGAGCGGCCACCGTCCGAAAGGACGGCAGCCTTGCCATATGGAAAGCGGCCACGCAGCGCCAAAGCACCGGATGCCCGCTTGCGAAGCTCAAGCGCCCCGCTGTCGTGACCACCCCAGAGCATTACACAGCCAGCCCGGTCAGGATGCGGGTTTGCAGGCCGCGCGGCACGGTGAAGTCAGCCGTGACCAGCCCCGTCAGCACCAGCGAACCGGAAGCCGCCTTGGTGTAAGGGTCGCGGATCAGGTCCACCCCGCCGTAAAGCCCCAGATAACCCGGCGCGATGCCCTGCACATTGGCGGTCATCAGTGCGGTATCGTCCGGGATAACGTTGGACGTGGCCGGGGTGCCGACATGCTTCACAAGGCGGTCCCATTCCGACACCGCCGTGCCAGCAATCAGAGCGTCATCCAGATCGGCCCAGATCGCGGGCGTGAAGGCCAGATTGACCTGCGACGCGGAAGTGATCGCGTTCGCCTCCATGAACGCCACCACCTCGGCGCGGAATGCGGCCCAAGTCGCCGCAGCCCCGACCGGCGTTTCAGTGATGCCATAGGCTGCCGCGCCGGGGATAATGCCCAGAGGCTCACCCGCTGCGCCCGACCCGTTGATGACCACGCGGTCAAGTTCGGTGCCGATCACCGCGTTCAGGTCGCGACGGATCGCGGCTTCCAGACCCGCGCCCGCCTGCTTCAGCGCCTTGCGGGTGATGACCATCTGCGCCCCGCCGGTATGATCCGGGGTCAGGCTGCGTTCGGTCGTCTGGTAGGGGTTTGCGGCCCCGACATTCGACAGTTCGTCAGTCTGCCATCCGAACACGGCCCCGCTGGTCGCGACCGGGAAGGCCAGTTCGCCCTGCGCAATCTGGATGCGCTGCACCCCGATCTTTTCCGCGACACTGTTCGGAAAAATTCGATCAATGGTCGGACGGATCGCCTTCGGGTTCGGCAGGTCCGACCCGGACACGGTTTCGCCCGCGCGGGTTTCCAGCGCCTCGAACGGAACCGGGATGCCCTGATAGCCGCCCTTGGAGCGCATTTCGTCCACGATCTCTTTCGTGGCACCATCCAGCATCCGGCCTTCATCAAGCGCGAAGGCAACCTGACGCATCTCGAAGCGGCCCATCAGGTCCGACCATTCCCGATCCGACCGGGTTTCGAGTTCTTCGCCAGCTTCCCGGCGTTCGGTATCCTCGGCAATGAGCGCCGCGCGGTATCGGGTTTCATTGCTGCGATATTCCGCGTCCAGATCATTCATGGACCGGGTTTCGTCGTCGGTCGGCTTGTCCTTTCCGACCAGTTCAGCCAGCGATTGCCGTATCTCGGATTGACGGCGCTGGATTTTCGTAGAGTCAAGCATGGTATACCTCATGTGCTCGATGGTTTCGCCGTCAGTTCCCTGACAGCCTGTTTCCACGCCTCGCGGGCGGGATCTTCTTTGCCCATGCCGACCTCGATCCGCGTTTTCCGCGAATGGCAGGACGGGCAGAGCGTTTGCAGATTGGTCAGATCGAAGGCCCGTTCGGGCGCGGTCCTGACAGGAATGATGTGATCGACTTCAAGACGGCCCTGCGCCCCGCACTGGACGCATTTCCAGCCGTCCCGGCGCTTGGCCTGTTGCCTCACACCCTTCCAGCGGGCCGACCGGATCACAGCCGCAGAGTGACGGTCATATCTGCCTAAAGCCATTGTGCCGCCCTCCGCTTTCCTTCGGGTCGGGCAATCATCCGCTGGCCCTGTGCGACCGCCAGCACCGTTGCCGCTGTCGCGTCTATCCGGCCCAGAGAGCGCGACTTCGCCAGCTTGGCATTGCCTGCCGGGTCTATCAGCGTGATGGCGTCCGACATGGCCGATCTCAGCAGCAGCGACGGCACCCCTTTGACCTCGCCGTCAAACAGCGCCCTGCGGAACCGCTCGATGTCTTCGCTGCCGTCTTTCCAGCCGAAACCGCGCCAGATGAACGGGACGCGGCTCAGCCCGGCCTTGTCCATCGCCTCGGCAAATTCCGCATGTCTGAAACGGTCGCCGCAGATACAGGCAGGCGTGATGCCGTCCAGCCGCTTGACGATCTCAGCCAGCCAAGGCCCCGGCGGCACCGTCGCATCGCCCAGCGTGAACAGTTCCCCGCGTTCCTGCATCTCGACATAGCGCCCGCTGACCCCATCAGCGGCACCCCGGTTTGCCAGCGACGGATTGCCGGGGAAGGTGCCGACCGCTTCCAACCGTCCGGTGTGCGGCCAGTAGAACGCGGCTGCCGACATGGACCGCGACCCGCCCAGATCAACGCCCAGCACAACAGGACCTTCGCGGGGCGGCAGGTCATCGGGATCAGCTTCGCTCGACAACCATTCATCGACTGTGACCAAAACGCTGCGGTCTTCGGTCGAAACCCGTTCATTGCGATTGAGATTGCGGAAGCTGGACAGGGCCGAACCGCCCCGTGCAATCGCCCGCCGCGCCTGTGCCACCAGCCATTCGGGCGATGACCCGATGCCTTCCTTCGCGCCGGGGTTCGCTTGCAGCAGCGAATCCAGATCGTCGGCAGGCAGACCGAAAGCGGGGCGATGTTCCTGCACATAGGTGCCGGGCGGCGGTTCATCCAGCCAACGGCTGAACGTGTTGCTGTCGTCCGGTGCCGAAGTCGAGATAATCAGGGCGCGGCCATCGCGCTTGCCCAGGCCGGATAGGATTGCGTTTTCTAAATTATCGCCTTTCTCGCGTTCCCATGCGGCCCGTTCATCCATCACCGCCAGCGTCGGAGCGCCGCCAAGGATGGATTTGCCATCGGCTGCGATGACCCGCGCCAGCCCACCGCCATTGCCCTCATATTCGACTTCCAGTTTCGACCCGCGCCGGATCGTGAACAGTTCCTGTTCTTCCTCTGAAAGCCCTTCAATGAAGCCGACCAGAAACTGAAATGCCGTCTTTGCCTGATCTCGATTTCGGGCGGCGAAGATGATCTCGCGTTTCGGCTGATCGTCCCACGCCCCGACCAGATGACCCAGCGACAGACCGGCAGACAGCGCCGTCTTGGCGTTGCCGCGACCGATCGACAGCACCCCGACCATGACGCCCGGTGCCAGCGATCCGCAGACGAATTTGCGCTGATACTTCGCCAGTTTCATCGGCTGACCGGCCAGTTTGCCTTCCGGGATCGTCAGCCCAGCCACGAAATCCAGCGCAGATGCAGCAAGTTTTGAAGGGCGGCTCATATCACCCCCCGGATTTTTTTCGGA
The genomic region above belongs to Paracoccus sp. SCSIO 75233 and contains:
- a CDS encoding L,D-transpeptidase: MNRRQMIGLALPLIAAPSLVLSQDAQTDPYQPTEVAIREGFEVGSIVVVSDEFFLYHVKAPNRAIRYGVAVGQAELVWKGKARIGRKVEWPSWTPTQAMIERSPEQYAQYANGMPGGPENPLGARALYLYDQRGNDTAIRIHGTTQPGSIGRAVSNGCIRMRNEAVMALFEEVPIGTPVYVY
- the mnmH gene encoding tRNA 2-selenouridine(34) synthase MnmH translates to MPNPETFRLDAVTIASGRFDDIIDVRSPSEFAEDHLPGAISLPVLDDAQRAEVGTIYKQVSPFDARKLGAALVAENAARHIAGPLSDRDGAWRPLVYCWRGGQRSGALATILAQVGWRVSLIEGGYKSWRRFVVRRVQEQGFPSPVVVLDGNTGSAKTAILKQLALRGHQVIDLEGLANHRGSLFGSLGDQPSQKMFEGRLASALEALDPARPVLVEAESSRIGSVTLPKAVWSAICTAPRLELRVPVGARADYSVRDYADVLADPDRIVKIIGKLSTLHPAERIEDWRKLADQAAWRDLAEGLMRDHYDPRYAKHRARYGVRKPSSVEIADLSDLDKAARLVEDALARI
- a CDS encoding DUF2312 domain-containing protein gives rise to the protein MSDDQVYNVAADELRQFIEQYEQLEAEKKDVTERQKEVMAEAKARGYDTKVMKKVIALRKRDRDDVAEEEAIMDMYKAALGMA
- a CDS encoding YodC family protein, whose protein sequence is MQNELKPGDLVRLNSGGPLMTVGQAGGQPSEWRCYWFDKTDRKQADFPEVALERAEKAIGNRAVSVKY
- a CDS encoding HK97 family phage prohead protease — its product is MLWGGHDSGALELRKRASGALALRGRFPYGKAAVLSDGGRSGRPRKEVMASRAFSYRIDKPEEDIHLLIGHSYDRPLASRSAGTLDIRDADDAVTFEASIAPEMQQVSYVSDFLAAFAAGLIVGLSPGFRIPPERAVADAEKVEEEDPSLGMALIRTIFAALLYEMSFVTRPAYPDTQVEARNWSPTDGGLLLPENPPVRQVLNRWRA
- a CDS encoding phage major capsid protein produces the protein MLDSTKIQRRQSEIRQSLAELVGKDKPTDDETRSMNDLDAEYRSNETRYRAALIAEDTERREAGEELETRSDREWSDLMGRFEMRQVAFALDEGRMLDGATKEIVDEMRSKGGYQGIPVPFEALETRAGETVSGSDLPNPKAIRPTIDRIFPNSVAEKIGVQRIQIAQGELAFPVATSGAVFGWQTDELSNVGAANPYQTTERSLTPDHTGGAQMVITRKALKQAGAGLEAAIRRDLNAVIGTELDRVVINGSGAAGEPLGIIPGAAAYGITETPVGAAATWAAFRAEVVAFMEANAITSASQVNLAFTPAIWADLDDALIAGTAVSEWDRLVKHVGTPATSNVIPDDTALMTANVQGIAPGYLGLYGGVDLIRDPYTKAASGSLVLTGLVTADFTVPRGLQTRILTGLAV
- a CDS encoding HNH endonuclease, whose product is MALGRYDRHSAAVIRSARWKGVRQQAKRRDGWKCVQCGAQGRLEVDHIIPVRTAPERAFDLTNLQTLCPSCHSRKTRIEVGMGKEDPAREAWKQAVRELTAKPSST
- a CDS encoding terminase large subunit; this translates as MSRPSKLAASALDFVAGLTIPEGKLAGQPMKLAKYQRKFVCGSLAPGVMVGVLSIGRGNAKTALSAGLSLGHLVGAWDDQPKREIIFAARNRDQAKTAFQFLVGFIEGLSEEEQELFTIRRGSKLEVEYEGNGGGLARVIAADGKSILGGAPTLAVMDERAAWEREKGDNLENAILSGLGKRDGRALIISTSAPDDSNTFSRWLDEPPPGTYVQEHRPAFGLPADDLDSLLQANPGAKEGIGSSPEWLVAQARRAIARGGSALSSFRNLNRNERVSTEDRSVLVTVDEWLSSEADPDDLPPREGPVVLGVDLGGSRSMSAAAFYWPHTGRLEAVGTFPGNPSLANRGAADGVSGRYVEMQERGELFTLGDATVPPGPWLAEIVKRLDGITPACICGDRFRHAEFAEAMDKAGLSRVPFIWRGFGWKDGSEDIERFRRALFDGEVKGVPSLLLRSAMSDAITLIDPAGNAKLAKSRSLGRIDATAATVLAVAQGQRMIARPEGKRRAAQWL